A stretch of the Salarias fasciatus chromosome 3, fSalaFa1.1, whole genome shotgun sequence genome encodes the following:
- the LOC115383781 gene encoding NEDD8-like isoform X1, whose protein sequence is MGKIYQVMVHGLRDEKLLIDLCNTEEQMKSMTVLQLKEKISEKLPDNAGEDALRLVFTDKPLDEDHKPLSEYGIQHMSVIHMILKVPGGEAVLSGGCGQRTSAALPSSLPVSVTAC, encoded by the exons ATGGGTAAAATCTACCAGGTGATGGTCCACGGACTGAGGGACGAGAAGTTACTGATCGACCTGTGTAACACCGAGGAGCAGATGAAGAGCATGACggtgctgcagctgaaggagaagatctCTGAGAAACTGCCGGACAACGCAG GCGAGGACGCTCTGCGCCTGGTCTTTACGGACAAGCCGCTGGATGAGGACCACAAGCCTCTGTCTGAATATGGAATCCAGCACATGTCCGTCATCCACATGATCCTGAAGGTTCCTGGAGGGGAAGCTGTCCTCAGCGGGGGATGTGGCCAGAGGACGTCCGCTGCTTTGCCTTCCAGTCTCCCTGTGTCTGTTACAGCCTGCTGA
- the LOC115383781 gene encoding NEDD8-like isoform X2 — protein MGKIYQVMVHGLRDEKLLIDLCNTEEQMKSMTVLQLKEKISEKLPDNAGKEALRLVFTDKPLDEDHKPLSEYGIQHMSVIHMILKVPGGEAVLSGGCGQRTSAALPSSLPVSVTAC, from the exons ATGGGTAAAATCTACCAGGTGATGGTCCACGGACTGAGGGACGAGAAGTTACTGATCGACCTGTGTAACACCGAGGAGCAGATGAAGAGCATGACggtgctgcagctgaaggagaagatctCTGAGAAACTGCCGGACAACGCAGGTAAAGAG GCTCTGCGCCTGGTCTTTACGGACAAGCCGCTGGATGAGGACCACAAGCCTCTGTCTGAATATGGAATCCAGCACATGTCCGTCATCCACATGATCCTGAAGGTTCCTGGAGGGGAAGCTGTCCTCAGCGGGGGATGTGGCCAGAGGACGTCCGCTGCTTTGCCTTCCAGTCTCCCTGTGTCTGTTACAGCCTGCTGA
- the LOC115383760 gene encoding uncharacterized protein LOC115383760 encodes MSDQRQDEKRYDRRDTTLKFVNRPDDLDPLPPEEGDPGLRAEMSCGHAVTPESLTGWCRSLLDQGQYKFKCPALKDGTVNRCGAVWPYKEVRRLAVLTAEEMQYFEENIARMAAAEHCEFKSCPGCKTYLERMDLTNLCVQCTVCTADKKTVYQFCWQCSKPWKGTAPSADRCANEGCVNHDLELLKNCKLTVLPEVLEVIACPSIRACITCGQRVEHDKTGCKNIICPRCQIEFCFVCLKLTPECLKTSTHFQKCSAGVAPKQTSIPVWRRN; translated from the exons ATGAGCGACCAGAGACAGGACGAGAAACGCTACGACCGCAGAGACACGACTCTGAAATTCGTCAACAGGCCGGATGACCTGGATCCTCTGC CGCCGGAGGAGGGAGACCCGGGCCTCAGAGCAGAGATGTCCTGCGGTCACGCCGTCACTCCGGAGTCTCTGACCGGGTGGTGCCGCAGTCTGCTGGATCAG GGCCAGTACAAATTTAAGTGCCCTGCACTGAAGGATGGCACTGTGAATAGGTGTGGTGCAGTGTGGCCTTACAAGGAGGTGCGCAGGCTGGCGGTGCTGACAGCTGAAGAGATGCAGTACTTCGAGGAGAACATCGCTCGTATGGCTGCAGCAGAACACTGTGAATTCAAATCA TGTCCCGGTTGTAAAACCTACCTGGAGAGGATGGACCTGACCAACCTCTGTGTGCAGTGCACGGTGTGCACAGCAGACAAGAAGACGGTGTACCAGTTCTGCTGGCAGTGTTCGAAGCCCTGGAAAGGAACCGCTCCATCCGCAGATCGCTGTGCCAACGAGGGCTGCGTCAACCAcgacctggagctgctgaagaactGCAAGCTGACCGTCCTGCCTGAGGTGCTGGAGGTGATTGCCTGTCCCTCCATCCGGGCCTGTATCACCTGCGGTCAGAGGGTGGAGCACGACAAAACAGGCTGCAAGAACATCATCTGTCCTCGCTGTCAGATCGAGTTCTGCTTTGTGTGCCTGAAACTCACCCCGGAGTGCCTGAAGACCAGCACTCACTTCCAGAAATGCAGTGCTGGTGTGGCTCCAAAGCAAACATCTATCCCAGTGTGGCGCAGAAACTAA
- the LOC115383605 gene encoding ubiquitin carboxyl-terminal hydrolase 7-like isoform X2 codes for MDVWRRFSRRPPDKTYHGLQNQGATSYLNSVLQVLFMTKNFREALRRCREDDSFQTVLSFLFEQLENGEAHTEIITEGLGIRSGSVQGDAADCFEKIMNRIKSEEASQIFKIVLTHKNKCDGCGTESGKEEKFWHLPLELDGERYGSFKVIDGLRTFFRESWITGQDRLYCEKCKTKQDSTDKFEMKDHPEVLTLLLKRFQFDHRWNRYDKIQRSVEVPHSIPVQGQNYELYACVEHSGDLKRGHYTATIKSKDDGKWYKFSDTTVVPLSFQPLQVDSSHRFIDAYLLFYRREKRSSSGHEVSPPAASTLQTRGVSDLRGNYVKREEKEDEEETAGLGNVTESEGRSNSGDEERGEKILSKEKVVSEDKDRITTVDELRVGVRSPADVEGEEPNRKAADDRKPAGEHKRNKTIQTKYDLCSSPPGNTSSETSETRHEEQRKKESSQSKSFHQAVEDQTSAAVNYDPHSDCSATGQTSGQDYESEDQVRRTLEYRRGGDESYIHKPAEETGNRSEIENYPQRSYSNRPLNKCQERREIRTDDGLKQTRENPQRHSSQTAEGQDETQCGGHFKLRPQEDLSKETRPDVSVKRHNSEEELMRENKERKYRKRETKAEKKYDLKTAEESLSEHFYNLKLSDSSSLEKPERRDMGTQTEDMTVPSTLDTYSRNTGYFSWQSPH; via the exons ATGGACGTGTGGAGAAGATTCTCCAGGAGACCTCCAG ATAAAACGTATCATGGACTGCAGAACCAGGGAGCAACCTCCTACCTCAACTCTGTGCTGCAAGTGTTGTTCATGACCAAGAACTTCAGAGAGGCTCTGAGACG GTGCCGCGAGGATGATTCATTTCAAACTGTTCTCAGCTTCTTGTTTGAACAATTAGAAAACGGTGAAGCTCACACAGAGATCATCACAGAGGGTCTTGGCATCAGGTCAG gaTCTGTACAAGGTGATGCTGCTGACTGCTTTGAGAAAATAATGAACAGGATCAAGAGTGAGGAGGCTTCACAg ATATTCAAGATAGTGTTGACACACAAGAACAAATGTGATGGTTGTGGGACAGAAtcagggaaagaagaaaagttttGGCATCTTCCACTGGAACTGGATGGAGAACGCTACGGTTCCTTCAAAGTG ATTGATGGCTTGAGGACGTTCTTCAGGGAGTCATGGATCACAGGACAGGACCGGCTGTATTGTGAAAAGTGTAAGACCAAACAGGATTCTACTGAT AAATTTGAAATGAAAGATCATCCAGAAGTTCTGACGCTGCTGTTGAAGAGATTTCAGTTTGACCACAGGTGGAATCGATATGATAAAATCCAGCGCAGTGTGGAGGTTCCCCACTCAATACCAGTACAG GGTCAGAATTATGAGCTGTATGCATGTGTGGAGCACAGTGGTGATCTGAAACGAGGACATTACACTGCAACCATCAAGTCTAAGGATGATGGGAAATGGTATAAGTTCAGTGACACCACAGTAGTGCCG CTTTCATTCCAGCCTCTCCAGGTGGATTCCAGTCACAG ATTCATAGATGCTTATCTTCTATTTTACCGGAGAGAGAAAA GAAGTTCATCTGGACACGAGGTGtcccctcctgcagcctccacgCTGCAAACCAGAGGCGTCAGTGATCTGAGAGGAAACTAtgtgaagagagaagagaaggaggacgaggaggaaacAGCAGGTTTAGGAAATGTTACTGAGAGTGAAGGAAGGAGTAACTCTGGtgatgaagagagaggagagaaaatatTGAGTaaagaaaaagttgtttcaGAGGACAAAGACAGAATAACTACTGTAGATGAACTGAGAGTTGGAGTAAGGAGTCCAGCAGATGTGGAGGGAGAAGAACcaaacagaaaagcagcagatgaCAGGAAGCCGGCAGGAGagcacaaaagaaacaaaacaatacagacaAAATACGATCTTTGCTCCAGTCCTCCAGGAAACACAAGCAGTGAGACATCAGAGACAAGACATgaggaacaaagaaagaaagaaagttctCAAAGCAAAAGTTTCCATCAAGCTGTGGAAGATCAGACCTCTGCAGCTGTTAACTATGATCCTCACAGTGACTGTTCAGCAACGGGTCAAACTTCAGGACAAGATTATGAATCAGAAGATCAAGTTAGGAGAACTTTGGAATACAGGAGAGGAGGGGATGAGAGTTATATTCACAAACCAGCAGAAGAGACGGGGAACAGATCAGAAATTGAAAACTACCCGCAACGTAGTTATTCTAATCGTCCTCTGAACAAGtgtcaggagaggagagagatcaGGACAGATGAtggactgaaacaaaccagagaaAACCCTCAAAGACACAGCAGTCAGACTGCAGAGGGTCAGGATGAAACACAGTGTGGGGGTCATTTCAAACTGAGGCCACAGGAGGATCTGAGCAAAGAGACGAGGCCAGATGTTAGTGTGAAAAGACACAACAGTGAGGAAGAActgatgagagaaaacaaagagaggaaatacaggaaaagggaaacaaaagcagagaaaaaatatgatttaaaaacagcagaggagtCTTTGTCAGAACATTTCTACAATTTGAAACTAAGTGATTCAAGTTCATTAGAGAAACCTGAAAGAAGGGACATGGGTACTCAGACAGAGGACATGACTGTTCCATCAACTTTGGACACATACAGTAGAAACACTGGTTACTTCAGCTGGCAGAGCCCACACTGA
- the LOC115383605 gene encoding probable ubiquitin carboxyl-terminal hydrolase creB isoform X3 encodes MNRIKSEEASQIFKIVLTHKNKCDGCGTESGKEEKFWHLPLELDGERYGSFKVIDGLRTFFRESWITGQDRLYCEKCKTKQDSTDKFEMKDHPEVLTLLLKRFQFDHRWNRYDKIQRSVEVPHSIPVQGQNYELYACVEHSGDLKRGHYTATIKSKDDGKWYKFSDTTVVPLSFQPLQVDSSHRFIDAYLLFYRREKRSSSGHEVSPPAASTLQTRGVSDLRGNYVKREEKEDEEETAGLGNVTESEGRSNSGDEERGEKILSKEKVVSEDKDRITTVDELRVGVRSPADVEGEEPNRKAADDRKPAGEHKRNKTIQTKYDLCSSPPGNTSSETSETRHEEQRKKESSQSKSFHQAVEDQTSAAVNYDPHSDCSATGQTSGQDYESEDQVRRTLEYRRGGDESYIHKPAEETGNRSEIENYPQRSYSNRPLNKCQERREIRTDDGLKQTRENPQRHSSQTAEGQDETQCGGHFKLRPQEDLSKETRPDVSVKRHNSEEELMRENKERKYRKRETKAEKKYDLKTAEESLSEHFYNLKLSDSSSLEKPERRDMGTQTEDMTVPSTLDTYSRNTGYFSWQSPH; translated from the exons ATGAACAGGATCAAGAGTGAGGAGGCTTCACAg ATATTCAAGATAGTGTTGACACACAAGAACAAATGTGATGGTTGTGGGACAGAAtcagggaaagaagaaaagttttGGCATCTTCCACTGGAACTGGATGGAGAACGCTACGGTTCCTTCAAAGTG ATTGATGGCTTGAGGACGTTCTTCAGGGAGTCATGGATCACAGGACAGGACCGGCTGTATTGTGAAAAGTGTAAGACCAAACAGGATTCTACTGAT AAATTTGAAATGAAAGATCATCCAGAAGTTCTGACGCTGCTGTTGAAGAGATTTCAGTTTGACCACAGGTGGAATCGATATGATAAAATCCAGCGCAGTGTGGAGGTTCCCCACTCAATACCAGTACAG GGTCAGAATTATGAGCTGTATGCATGTGTGGAGCACAGTGGTGATCTGAAACGAGGACATTACACTGCAACCATCAAGTCTAAGGATGATGGGAAATGGTATAAGTTCAGTGACACCACAGTAGTGCCG CTTTCATTCCAGCCTCTCCAGGTGGATTCCAGTCACAG ATTCATAGATGCTTATCTTCTATTTTACCGGAGAGAGAAAA GAAGTTCATCTGGACACGAGGTGtcccctcctgcagcctccacgCTGCAAACCAGAGGCGTCAGTGATCTGAGAGGAAACTAtgtgaagagagaagagaaggaggacgaggaggaaacAGCAGGTTTAGGAAATGTTACTGAGAGTGAAGGAAGGAGTAACTCTGGtgatgaagagagaggagagaaaatatTGAGTaaagaaaaagttgtttcaGAGGACAAAGACAGAATAACTACTGTAGATGAACTGAGAGTTGGAGTAAGGAGTCCAGCAGATGTGGAGGGAGAAGAACcaaacagaaaagcagcagatgaCAGGAAGCCGGCAGGAGagcacaaaagaaacaaaacaatacagacaAAATACGATCTTTGCTCCAGTCCTCCAGGAAACACAAGCAGTGAGACATCAGAGACAAGACATgaggaacaaagaaagaaagaaagttctCAAAGCAAAAGTTTCCATCAAGCTGTGGAAGATCAGACCTCTGCAGCTGTTAACTATGATCCTCACAGTGACTGTTCAGCAACGGGTCAAACTTCAGGACAAGATTATGAATCAGAAGATCAAGTTAGGAGAACTTTGGAATACAGGAGAGGAGGGGATGAGAGTTATATTCACAAACCAGCAGAAGAGACGGGGAACAGATCAGAAATTGAAAACTACCCGCAACGTAGTTATTCTAATCGTCCTCTGAACAAGtgtcaggagaggagagagatcaGGACAGATGAtggactgaaacaaaccagagaaAACCCTCAAAGACACAGCAGTCAGACTGCAGAGGGTCAGGATGAAACACAGTGTGGGGGTCATTTCAAACTGAGGCCACAGGAGGATCTGAGCAAAGAGACGAGGCCAGATGTTAGTGTGAAAAGACACAACAGTGAGGAAGAActgatgagagaaaacaaagagaggaaatacaggaaaagggaaacaaaagcagagaaaaaatatgatttaaaaacagcagaggagtCTTTGTCAGAACATTTCTACAATTTGAAACTAAGTGATTCAAGTTCATTAGAGAAACCTGAAAGAAGGGACATGGGTACTCAGACAGAGGACATGACTGTTCCATCAACTTTGGACACATACAGTAGAAACACTGGTTACTTCAGCTGGCAGAGCCCACACTGA
- the LOC115383605 gene encoding ubiquitin carboxyl-terminal hydrolase 7-like isoform X1: MDVWRRFSRRPPDKTYHGLQNQGATSYLNSVLQVLFMTKNFREALRRFGTKLLKMCREDDSFQTVLSFLFEQLENGEAHTEIITEGLGIRSGSVQGDAADCFEKIMNRIKSEEASQIFKIVLTHKNKCDGCGTESGKEEKFWHLPLELDGERYGSFKVIDGLRTFFRESWITGQDRLYCEKCKTKQDSTDKFEMKDHPEVLTLLLKRFQFDHRWNRYDKIQRSVEVPHSIPVQGQNYELYACVEHSGDLKRGHYTATIKSKDDGKWYKFSDTTVVPLSFQPLQVDSSHRFIDAYLLFYRREKRSSSGHEVSPPAASTLQTRGVSDLRGNYVKREEKEDEEETAGLGNVTESEGRSNSGDEERGEKILSKEKVVSEDKDRITTVDELRVGVRSPADVEGEEPNRKAADDRKPAGEHKRNKTIQTKYDLCSSPPGNTSSETSETRHEEQRKKESSQSKSFHQAVEDQTSAAVNYDPHSDCSATGQTSGQDYESEDQVRRTLEYRRGGDESYIHKPAEETGNRSEIENYPQRSYSNRPLNKCQERREIRTDDGLKQTRENPQRHSSQTAEGQDETQCGGHFKLRPQEDLSKETRPDVSVKRHNSEEELMRENKERKYRKRETKAEKKYDLKTAEESLSEHFYNLKLSDSSSLEKPERRDMGTQTEDMTVPSTLDTYSRNTGYFSWQSPH, translated from the exons ATGGACGTGTGGAGAAGATTCTCCAGGAGACCTCCAG ATAAAACGTATCATGGACTGCAGAACCAGGGAGCAACCTCCTACCTCAACTCTGTGCTGCAAGTGTTGTTCATGACCAAGAACTTCAGAGAGGCTCTGAGACGGTTTGGAACTAAACTACTGAAAAT GTGCCGCGAGGATGATTCATTTCAAACTGTTCTCAGCTTCTTGTTTGAACAATTAGAAAACGGTGAAGCTCACACAGAGATCATCACAGAGGGTCTTGGCATCAGGTCAG gaTCTGTACAAGGTGATGCTGCTGACTGCTTTGAGAAAATAATGAACAGGATCAAGAGTGAGGAGGCTTCACAg ATATTCAAGATAGTGTTGACACACAAGAACAAATGTGATGGTTGTGGGACAGAAtcagggaaagaagaaaagttttGGCATCTTCCACTGGAACTGGATGGAGAACGCTACGGTTCCTTCAAAGTG ATTGATGGCTTGAGGACGTTCTTCAGGGAGTCATGGATCACAGGACAGGACCGGCTGTATTGTGAAAAGTGTAAGACCAAACAGGATTCTACTGAT AAATTTGAAATGAAAGATCATCCAGAAGTTCTGACGCTGCTGTTGAAGAGATTTCAGTTTGACCACAGGTGGAATCGATATGATAAAATCCAGCGCAGTGTGGAGGTTCCCCACTCAATACCAGTACAG GGTCAGAATTATGAGCTGTATGCATGTGTGGAGCACAGTGGTGATCTGAAACGAGGACATTACACTGCAACCATCAAGTCTAAGGATGATGGGAAATGGTATAAGTTCAGTGACACCACAGTAGTGCCG CTTTCATTCCAGCCTCTCCAGGTGGATTCCAGTCACAG ATTCATAGATGCTTATCTTCTATTTTACCGGAGAGAGAAAA GAAGTTCATCTGGACACGAGGTGtcccctcctgcagcctccacgCTGCAAACCAGAGGCGTCAGTGATCTGAGAGGAAACTAtgtgaagagagaagagaaggaggacgaggaggaaacAGCAGGTTTAGGAAATGTTACTGAGAGTGAAGGAAGGAGTAACTCTGGtgatgaagagagaggagagaaaatatTGAGTaaagaaaaagttgtttcaGAGGACAAAGACAGAATAACTACTGTAGATGAACTGAGAGTTGGAGTAAGGAGTCCAGCAGATGTGGAGGGAGAAGAACcaaacagaaaagcagcagatgaCAGGAAGCCGGCAGGAGagcacaaaagaaacaaaacaatacagacaAAATACGATCTTTGCTCCAGTCCTCCAGGAAACACAAGCAGTGAGACATCAGAGACAAGACATgaggaacaaagaaagaaagaaagttctCAAAGCAAAAGTTTCCATCAAGCTGTGGAAGATCAGACCTCTGCAGCTGTTAACTATGATCCTCACAGTGACTGTTCAGCAACGGGTCAAACTTCAGGACAAGATTATGAATCAGAAGATCAAGTTAGGAGAACTTTGGAATACAGGAGAGGAGGGGATGAGAGTTATATTCACAAACCAGCAGAAGAGACGGGGAACAGATCAGAAATTGAAAACTACCCGCAACGTAGTTATTCTAATCGTCCTCTGAACAAGtgtcaggagaggagagagatcaGGACAGATGAtggactgaaacaaaccagagaaAACCCTCAAAGACACAGCAGTCAGACTGCAGAGGGTCAGGATGAAACACAGTGTGGGGGTCATTTCAAACTGAGGCCACAGGAGGATCTGAGCAAAGAGACGAGGCCAGATGTTAGTGTGAAAAGACACAACAGTGAGGAAGAActgatgagagaaaacaaagagaggaaatacaggaaaagggaaacaaaagcagagaaaaaatatgatttaaaaacagcagaggagtCTTTGTCAGAACATTTCTACAATTTGAAACTAAGTGATTCAAGTTCATTAGAGAAACCTGAAAGAAGGGACATGGGTACTCAGACAGAGGACATGACTGTTCCATCAACTTTGGACACATACAGTAGAAACACTGGTTACTTCAGCTGGCAGAGCCCACACTGA
- the LOC115383674 gene encoding ubiquitin carboxyl-terminal hydrolase 3-like encodes MSKGESKGRGRDSSFTKDNQFYGLRNQGSTSYLNSVLQVLFMTEEFREAVKRHTEDNSNTTHIDRQLSELFDELKEGPAETIGITHKLGIRSVNKQSDAAEHFEKILALTSPEASKIFRGNLVHTTECLKCVNKTYEEGKFWHLPLPLEDSCSQSYSVEKGVAEFFVISELKGENQLYCDGCGEKRDATVEREMKHHPDILTLLLKRFEFDYRYMSYTKNSCAVDVPPTLEVPQGQIYDLYAFVEHVGSLKSGHYSATVKPQDGRGARWYNFNDSRVAPLDQNLKVDNMKTFLSGSSSPYLLFYRKRKDANIRGPSTNSSARERIDQSQRKTKRESKAGNVAPGNNKWKNKHDSGKVNSQPKSNSTIKTSVITHRSSTIRDESQNQNEDPNTAAVSKNEKKPKWWNRMRHRDTGKNTIKKDKNEGKQMKLEITPQTQGNEQKKSCLSSMVKLLQGLQRIFSRKKLLVMILIVLCVFFIHGGNWLNDEVRPGLRQAAREEGKSPADVEGEETSRTAADVEVHGRRSSED; translated from the exons ATGTCTAAAGGGGAGAGCAAGGGACGAGGACGTGACTCAAGCTTCACCAAAG atAATCAGTTCTATGGCCTCAGAAACCAAGGATCAACATCTTACTTGAACAGCGTGCTGCAGGTGCTGTTCATGACTGAAGAGTTCAGAGAAGCTGTGAAAAG GCACACTGaggacaacagcaacacaacacacattgacagacagctgtcagagctgtttGATGAGTTAAAGGAAGGCCCAGCAGAGACCATCGGAATCACACACAAGCTGGGAATTCGCTCAG TGAATAAacaaagtgatgcagcagaACACTTTGAGAAGATTTTGGCGCTCACCAGTCCTGAGGCTTCAAAG ATATTTCGAGGAAATCTGGTCCACACAACAGAGTGCCTTAAATGTGTAAACAAAACCTATGAAGAGGGGAAATTCTggcatcttcctcttccactGGAGGATTCCTGCAGTCAAAGCTACAGTGTG gAGAAAGGTGTTGCAGAGTTTTTCGTGATTTCTGAGTTAAAAGGAGAAAACCAGCTGTACTGTGACGGCTGTGGTGAGAAAAGGGACGCTACTGTT GAACGTGAAATGAAGCATCATCCAGACATTTtgacgctgctgctgaagaggtTTGAGTTCGACTATCGCTACATGTCATACACCAAAAACAGCTGTGCTGTGGATGTCCCACCCACCCTGGAAGTTCCACAG GGTCAGATCTATGATCTGTATGCGTTTGTAGAACATGTTGGCAGTTTGAAAAGTGGACACTACTCAGCCACAGTCAAGCCTCAGGACGGCAGAGGAGCCAGATGGTACAACTTCAATGATTCAAGAGTTGCGCCG CTTGATCAAAACCTCAAGGTGGACAACATGAAAAC TTTTCTATCTGGTTCCAGCAGTCCTTACCTTCTGTtttacaggaagagaaaag ATGCAAACATCAGAGGCCCGTCGACCAACAGCTCTGCTCGTGAGAGAATTGACCAGAGTCAacgcaaaacaaaaagagaaagcaaaGCTGGCAACGTGGCGCCAGGGAACAATAAGTGGAAGAATAAACATGATTCTGGCAAAGTTAATTCTCAGCCAAAATCAAACAGTACGATTAAAACGAGTGTGATCACACACCGCTCCTCAACCATAAGAGATGAAAGCCAAAACCAGAACGAAGACCCAAACACTGCCGCTGTGTCAAAGAATGAGAAAAAGCCAAAATGGTGGAATAGGATGAGGCACCGTGATACAgggaaaaatacaataaaaaaagataaaaatgaaggaaagcaGATGAAGCTGGaaataacaccacaaacacaaggAAATGAGCAGAAGAAGTCCTGTCTTTCAAGCATGGTCAAACTTTTGCAAGGACTTCAACGTATCTTCTCCAGGAAAAAACTATTGGTCATGATATTgattgttctttgtgtttttttcattcatggGGGAAATTGGTTGAATGATGAAGTCAGACCCGGACTGAGACAGGCAGccagagaggaaggaaagagTCCAGCAGATGTGGAGGGAGAAGAAAcgagcagaacagcagcagatgtggaaGTTCACGGCAGAAGAAGTTCAGAAGATTAA